One stretch of Zingiber officinale cultivar Zhangliang chromosome 6B, Zo_v1.1, whole genome shotgun sequence DNA includes these proteins:
- the LOC121991224 gene encoding uncharacterized protein LOC121991224, with product MITDVARSPDAFLGRSPAFSAFCHLSTKKSLEPARERADEEESGGGGDFEFRLHDPISMLHADELFADGKLVPLHLAAATRGESECAAYMRSVGQLKTRRRTEAPSGSDQYVFSPRAPSCAIRWRQLLRLKKAAGPKLEHENAVKSRSHGPEDGPSRKHFFHRSPKSSSALEPAMCLPLLREPEAETVLVSSRLSLSSSCSSGRDHEDLHRLSLDAAKPHRHMPMLRLVRPLPATAELPLRGRIRRGGSSDMAPGQGQTTTGIGLTMPVDSPRMNPSGKVVFHGLERSSSSPGSFTGGPRPRLQGMERSYSANVVRVSPVLNVPVCSLAKTGPVFRFAGPFFSPQKKEKANPTASQTAGGGRRRSKS from the coding sequence ATGATCACCGACGTAGCCCGCTCGCCCGACGCATTCCTTGGCCGCTCGCCGGCATTCTCTGCATTCTGCCATCTCTCCACCAAGAAGTCCCTTGAGCCGGCCAGGGAGAGAGCCGATGAAGAGgagagcggcggcggcggcgacttcGAGTTCCGGCTCCACGACCCCATCTCGATGCTGCACGCCGACGAGCTTTTCGCGGACGGGAAGCTCGTGCCTCTGCACCTGGCGGCAGCGACGCGCGGTGAGTCAGAATGTGCGGCCTACATGCGCTCGGTGGGGCAACTGAAGACGCGGCGGAGGACAGAAGCACCTTCTGGATCGGACCAGTATGTCTTCTCTCCTCGCGCGCCGAGCTGTGCGATCCGGTGGCGTCAACTACTCCGCCTCAAGAAGGCGGCCGGACCCAAGCTCGAACACGAGAATGCCGTCAAATCGAGGAGCCATGGTCCGGAGGACGGGCCGTCGCGGAAACATTTCTTTCACCGGAGCCCTAAATCGTCCTCTGCTCTCGAGCCGGCGATGTGTTTGCCCCTTCTCCGTGAACCGGAAGCTGAAACGGTCTTAGTCTCTTCCCGGCTCTCTCTCTCTTCGTCCTGCTCCTCGGGCCGCGACCATGAGGACCTCCATCGTCTATCCCTAGACGCTGCCAAGCCCCACCGCCACATGCCGATGCTCCGATTGGTCCGGCCACTTCCAGCGACGGCAGAGCTGCCGCTTCGTGGGCGGATCAGGCGGGGCGGCTCTTCCGATATGGCGCCGGGGCAGGGGCAAACGACGACGGGGATCGGGCTCACGATGCCTGTGGACAGCCCGCGAATGAACCCGTCGGGGAAGGTGGTGTTCCACGGGCTGGAGCGGAGCTCAAGCAGTCCCGGGAGCTTCACCGGCGGGCCGCGGCCGCGGTTGCAGGGGATGGAACGATCCTACTCAGCCAACGTCGTCCGGGTCTCTCCGGTCCTCAACGTTCCGGTCTGCTCCCTCGCGAAGACCGGCCCGGTCTTCAGGTTCGCCGGCCCGTTCTTCTCGCCGCAGAAGAAGGAGAAGGCTAATCCAACAGCAAGCCAAACCGCCGGCGGCGGCAGGAGGAGGAGCAAGAGCTAG
- the LOC121993077 gene encoding probable UDP-arabinose 4-epimerase 2 isoform X2 → MKDLSHMLPASRNRSQPRANRPLPLSGIDYSESHRKPQVLGKLVIAVIITAVCILILKQSPSFSGPSKFSRHEPGVTHVLVTGGAGYIGSHAALRLLKDNYRVTIVDNLSRGNLGAIRILQQLFPEPGRLQFIYADLGDAVVVNKIFAKNAFDAVMHFAAVAYVGESTLEPLRYYHNITSNTLVILEAMAAHGVKTLIYSSTCATYGEPEKMPITEVTPQHPINPYGKAKKMAEDIILDFSKGSDMAVMILRYFNAIGSDPEGRLGEAPRPELREHGRISGACFDAALGIIPGLKVKGTDYPTSDGTCIRDYIDVTDLVDAHVKSLDKARPSKVGIYNVGTGKGRSVKEFVEACKKATGVSIRVDYLERRPGDYAEVYSDPSKINRELNWSARRTDLQESLSIAWRWQKSHLNGYESASVVAL, encoded by the exons ATGAAGGACCTCTCTCACATGCTACCTGCAAGTAGAAATCGTAGTCAGCCCAGGGCGAATAGACCTTTGCCCCTATCAG GCATCGACTACTCAGAATCACATCGCAAGCCTCAGGTTCTTGGAAAACTTGTTATAGCAGTCATTATTACAGCCGTATGCATACTGATTCTAAAGCAATCCCCAAGCTTTAGTGGCCCCAGCAAG TTTTCTCGTCATGAGCCTGGAGTGACTCATGTCTTAGTGACTGGAGGTGCTGGGTATATTGGCTCACATGCTGCACTTCGACTCCTGAAAGACAATTATAGGGTCACCATAGTG GATAACCTTTCCAGAGGAAATCTTGGAGCAATTAGAATTCTTCAACAGCTATTTCCAGAACCTGGAAGACTTCAATTCATTTATGCTGATCTAGGAGATGCCGTAGTT GTCAACAAAATTTTCGCAAAAAATGCATTTGATGCTGTTATGCACTTTGCTGCGGTTGCTTATGTGGGAGAAAGCACACTAGAACCTCTTAG GTACTATCATAATATCACATCGAATACTTTGGTGATTCTAGAAGCCATGGCAGCGCATGGTGTGAAAACTCTTATTTACTCAAGTACATGTGCAACTTATGGAGAACCAGAAAAAATGCCGATTACAGAAGTAACTCCTCAG CATCCTATCAACCCATATGGGAAGGCCAAAAAGATGGCGGAGGATATCATTTTGGATTTCTCAAAGGGATCAGACATGGCAGTCATGATCTTAAG ATATTTCAATGCAATTGGATCAGATCCAGAAGGAAGATTAGGTGAAGCTCCGAGACCCGAGTTACGGGAGCACGGGCGTATATCTGGTGCTTGCTTTGATGCAGCATTGGGTATCATACCTGGTCTGAAG GTTAAAGGAACAGACTATCCTACAAGTGATGGAACTTGTATTAGAGATTATATCGACGTTACTGATCTTGTCGATGCTCATGTGAAATCCCTCGACAAGGCAAGGCCTAGCAAAGTCGGCATATATAATGTCGGTACCGGAAAAG GCAGGTCCGTCAAGGAATTCGTCGAAGCCTGCAAAAAGGCAACCGGAGTGAGCATCAGAGTGGACTACCTCGAGCGCAGACCCGGTGACTATGCTGAAGTTTACAGCGACCCATCGAAAATCAACCGCGAGCTCAACTGGAGTGCCCGTCGCACTGATCTTCAGGAGAGTCTTTCGATCGCTTGGAGATGGCAGAAGTCGCATCTGAATGGCTACGAGTCGGCTTCAGTTGTGGCGCTTTGA
- the LOC121993077 gene encoding probable UDP-arabinose 4-epimerase 2 isoform X1, translating to MKDLSHMLPASRNRSQPRANRPLPLSGIDYSESHRKPQVLGKLVIAVIITAVCILILKQSPSFSGPSKFSRHEPGVTHVLVTGGAGYIGSHAALRLLKDNYRVTIVDNLSRGNLGAIRILQQLFPEPGRLQFIYADLGDAVVVNKIFAKNAFDAVMHFAAVAYVGESTLEPLRYYHNITSNTLVILEAMAAHGVKTLIYSSTCATYGEPEKMPITEVTPQHPINPYGKAKKMAEDIILDFSKGSDMAVMILRSVSDGHLCLPILLEHDLISLSLSLCIDRYFNAIGSDPEGRLGEAPRPELREHGRISGACFDAALGIIPGLKVKGTDYPTSDGTCIRDYIDVTDLVDAHVKSLDKARPSKVGIYNVGTGKGRSVKEFVEACKKATGVSIRVDYLERRPGDYAEVYSDPSKINRELNWSARRTDLQESLSIAWRWQKSHLNGYESASVVAL from the exons ATGAAGGACCTCTCTCACATGCTACCTGCAAGTAGAAATCGTAGTCAGCCCAGGGCGAATAGACCTTTGCCCCTATCAG GCATCGACTACTCAGAATCACATCGCAAGCCTCAGGTTCTTGGAAAACTTGTTATAGCAGTCATTATTACAGCCGTATGCATACTGATTCTAAAGCAATCCCCAAGCTTTAGTGGCCCCAGCAAG TTTTCTCGTCATGAGCCTGGAGTGACTCATGTCTTAGTGACTGGAGGTGCTGGGTATATTGGCTCACATGCTGCACTTCGACTCCTGAAAGACAATTATAGGGTCACCATAGTG GATAACCTTTCCAGAGGAAATCTTGGAGCAATTAGAATTCTTCAACAGCTATTTCCAGAACCTGGAAGACTTCAATTCATTTATGCTGATCTAGGAGATGCCGTAGTT GTCAACAAAATTTTCGCAAAAAATGCATTTGATGCTGTTATGCACTTTGCTGCGGTTGCTTATGTGGGAGAAAGCACACTAGAACCTCTTAG GTACTATCATAATATCACATCGAATACTTTGGTGATTCTAGAAGCCATGGCAGCGCATGGTGTGAAAACTCTTATTTACTCAAGTACATGTGCAACTTATGGAGAACCAGAAAAAATGCCGATTACAGAAGTAACTCCTCAG CATCCTATCAACCCATATGGGAAGGCCAAAAAGATGGCGGAGGATATCATTTTGGATTTCTCAAAGGGATCAGACATGGCAGTCATGATCTTAAGGTCTGTCTCTGATGGTCACTTATGCCTGCCTATCCTGCTAGAGCATGAtctaatctctctctctctctctctctgcatTGACAGATATTTCAATGCAATTGGATCAGATCCAGAAGGAAGATTAGGTGAAGCTCCGAGACCCGAGTTACGGGAGCACGGGCGTATATCTGGTGCTTGCTTTGATGCAGCATTGGGTATCATACCTGGTCTGAAG GTTAAAGGAACAGACTATCCTACAAGTGATGGAACTTGTATTAGAGATTATATCGACGTTACTGATCTTGTCGATGCTCATGTGAAATCCCTCGACAAGGCAAGGCCTAGCAAAGTCGGCATATATAATGTCGGTACCGGAAAAG GCAGGTCCGTCAAGGAATTCGTCGAAGCCTGCAAAAAGGCAACCGGAGTGAGCATCAGAGTGGACTACCTCGAGCGCAGACCCGGTGACTATGCTGAAGTTTACAGCGACCCATCGAAAATCAACCGCGAGCTCAACTGGAGTGCCCGTCGCACTGATCTTCAGGAGAGTCTTTCGATCGCTTGGAGATGGCAGAAGTCGCATCTGAATGGCTACGAGTCGGCTTCAGTTGTGGCGCTTTGA
- the LOC121993078 gene encoding pentatricopeptide repeat-containing protein At1g30610, chloroplastic-like, whose translation MMLANRPIGLLGSGDCRSFSRNAWSNVSSFQGISILPRRFLGRASVLRMARRRRDLDGGSSKGRIFCAFEIEDMGSVSASSRFLEKEFTFTPAFDDYVKVLESVRTDRSRHTGDGEEEGSKKRPVNKGKSFRMKQQHRSVRNDDSKQRPNAVENSSRSERLAVRGRNKDLEDATRSITNRSERFSVRVRTKDLEDATGSKRNKSADRWGLDEGLLQKGAPRRKGNTSNLHNNGNGNSRTLRKFHSQDKLYGTGGDAEGYYFVKGKVSHFERQMDISQKNRKVVGVDKLETSKGNSAKHSSYSHSSGGESRPRRSKPVSGELTESNSPWSSNDDLNGGIDDHRISYINGHHPNDSKVAKTVHGYVINNSVKMLHSTEESIQRKSEEFLMIKKEQNAKKFYASDTSNVSPGSNMTTNHKLHLTRDRGWTNTRLRRSEEEFRLEDENDGQNMHVNSWLGKRNNDKEMLSDANLDTSNFSRDADCFDSEDRAAFKTFEVFTDVRNRPRVLRMELEERIQNLAKQLNAADINIPQWKFSKMIHNGRIKFTDHSILRIVQILGTHGNWRRVLQVVEWFQSRERFKSLKSRYVYTSVLDVLGKAKRPIEALNIFQAMRQGLSSYPDLAAYHCIAVTLGQAGLMKELFDVMDCMQAVPEKKFNLGPLQKWDPRLEPDLVVYNAVLNACVTQKQWEGAFWVLQQLKQRGIKPSNTTYGLIMEVMLACGKYSLVHDFFRKVEKTSVPGALNYKVLVNALWREGKIDEAVAAVQDMEKRGIIGTASLYYDLARCLCSSGRCQEALLQIKKICKVAKKPLVVTYTGLIQTCIDSGSIENGAFVFNQMHKFCLPNIVTCNIMLKSYLGHGMFEEAKDLFQKILAGGYQNVDSNGLSQRVVPDNFTFNTMIESYAQRQKWDDFENVYRQMLNQGFHFNTKRHMRMMLDAFRAGKILVLESTWKHLVRFERVPPIPIIKERFCMKLVEEDHPAAFSCLDILQEIDIHAFSERSWLNLLNSNAHRFKSDTILRLVDELDALTAQNRELSQVKENLRKACKQFVSQVNDVPRSPNHLEVACNS comes from the exons ATGATGTTGGCGAACAGGCCAATTGGCCTCCTCGGTTCAGGGGATTGCCGGAGTTTTTCTAGGAATGCTTGGTCGAATGTTTCTTCGTTTCAGGGGATTTCGATTCTGCCGAGACGCTTCTTAGGCAGAGCTTCGGTTCTTCGGATGGCGAGAAGAAGACGGGATCTCGACGGAGGAAGTTCCAAAGGCCGAATTTTTTGTGCTTTCGAAATCGAGGATATGGGGAGCGTGTCTGCCTCCAGTAGATTTCTTGAGAAGGAATTCACGTTTACGCCCGCTTTTGATGATTATGTGAAGGTTTTGGAATCGGTGAGGACAGATAGGAGTAGGCATACGGGCGATGGCGAGGAGGAAGGCTCGAAGAAGCGACCTGTGAATAAGGGGAAATCGTTCAGAATGAAGCAGCAACATCGATCAGTTAGAAATGATGATTCAAAGCAGAGGCCAAATGCAGTGGAAAATAGCTCTCGGAGTGAAAGACTTGCCGTTCGTGGAAGGAATAAAGACTTGGAAGATGCTACAAGATCAATAACCAATAGGAGTGAAAGATTTTCAGTTCGTGTAAGGACCAAGGACTTGGAAGATGCTACAGGATCAAAAAGGAATAAAAGTGCTGACCGATGGGGTTTGGATGAAGGGCTGTTACAGAAAGGAGCTCCAAGGAGAAAAGGCAATACTAGTAATCTACACAACAATGGTAATGGTAATTCTAGAACTTTGAGGAAATTTCACTCGCAAGACAAATTATATGGTACAGGAGGAGATGCAGAAGGCTACTATTTTGTTAAAGGAAAAGTGAGTCATTTTGAGAGACAGATGGATATATCTCAAAAGAATAGGAAAGTAGTAGGAGTTGATAAACTTGAAACTTCCAAGGGAAATAGTGCCAAACATAGTAGCTACTCCCATTCATCAGGGGGTGAATCTCGTCCTAGACGCTCAAAGCCTGTAAGTGGGGAACTAACTGAATCAAACAGCCCATGGTCAAGTAATGATGATTTAAATGGAGGCATTGATGATCACAGGATTAGTTATATCAATGGCCATCATCCCAACGATAGTAAGGTGGCAAAGACTGTGCACGGGTATGTAATTAATAATTCTGTAAAGATGTTACATTCTACTGAAGAAAGTATACAGAGAAAGTCGGAGGAATTCTTAATGATAAAAAAGGAACAAAATGCTAAGAAATTTTATGCAAGTGATACAAGCAATGTCAGCCCTGGTTCCAATATGACTACTAATCACAAGCTCCATTTGACAAGGGATCGTGGATGGACAAATACCAGATTGAGAAGAAGCGAAGAAGAGTTCAGACTTGAGGATGAAAATGATGGGCAGAATATGCATGTCAATAGTTGGTTAGGGAAACGAAATAATGACAAAGAGATGCTCAGTGATGCTAATTTGGACACCAGCAATTTTTCTAGAGATGCTGATTGCTTCGATTCTGAGGACAGAGCTGCATTTAAGACTTTTGAGGTGTTCACTGATGTCAGAAACAGACCAAGGGTATTGCGGATGGAATTGGAAGAGAGGATACAGAACCTAGCAAAGCA GTTAAATGCAGCTGATATAAATATACCTCAATGGAAGTTTTCTAAGATGATTCACAATGGCAGGATTAAATTCACAGATCATTCAATCTTGAGGATTGTTCAGATATTGGGCACACATGGGAATTGGAGAAGGGTACTACAAGTTGTTGAATGGTTTCAGTCCCGAGAGAGATTTAAGTCACTTAAGAGCAG ATATGTTTACACATCTGTCCTCGATGTGCTTGGGAAGGCAAAGAGACCTATTGAAGCACTCAACATATTCCAAGCTATGCGT CAAGGGTTATCTTCGTACCCTGATCTTGCAGCTTACCATTGTATTGCTGTTACACTGGGCCAAGCAGGACTCATGAAGGAACTATTTGATGTCATGGATTGCATGCAAGCTGTACCAGAAAAGAAATTCAACTTGGGCCCTCTTCAGAAGTGGGATCCACGCCTTGAACCAGACCTTGTTGTCTACAATGCA GTTTTGAATGCTTGTGTTACGCAGAAACAATGGGAAGGAGCATTTTGGGTTCTACAACAGCTGAAACAGCGGGGTATAAAGCCTTCAAACACAACCTATGGGCTCATCATGGAG GTGATGTTGGCATGTGGCAAGTACAGCCTAGTGCATGATTTTTTTAGGAAAGTTGAGAAAACATCAGTACCTGGAGCTCTGAATTACAAAG TTCTTGTAAATGCTCTATGGAGAGAAGGTAAAATTGATGAAGCTGTAGCAGCAGTGCAAGACATGGAAAAGCGTGGAATTATAGGCACAGCCAGTCTTTATTATGATCTAGCACGCTGTCTCTGCAGCTCAGGGAGGTGCCAAGAAGCTTTACTCCAG ataaagaaaatatgCAAGGTTGCAAAGAAACCTTTGGTTGTAACATATACTGGATTGATTCAAACCTGTATAGACTCTGGAAGCATTGAGAATGGAGCATTTGTCTTTAACCAAATGCATAAATTTTGTTTGCCAAATATTGTAACTTGTAACATAATGTTGAAGTCATACTTAGGTCATGGGATGTTTGAAGAAGCAAAAGATCTGTTTCAGAAAATATTGGCTGGTGGTTATCAGAATGTTGACAGCAATGGCTTGAGTCAAAGGGTTGTTCCTGATAACTTTACATTCAATACCATGATTGAGTCTTATGCTCAAAGACAGAAGTGGGATGATTTTGAGAATGTTTATAGACAAATGCTAAACCAAGGGTTTCACTTCAACACAAAAAGACATATGCGCATGATGCTTGATGCATTCAGGGCTGGGAAG ATCCTGGTGCTTGAGTCAACATGGAAGCATTTGGTTCGCTTTGAAAGGGTGCCGCCAATACCTATTATCAAGGAAAGATTTTGCATGAAACTAGTGGAAGAAGACCACCCGGCTGCCTTTTCTTGCTTGGACATTCTTCAGGAGATCGACATCCATGCCTTTTCTGAGAGGTCATGGTTGAATTTACTCAACAGCAATGCACATCGCTTTAAGAGCGACACTATTTTAAGGCTGGTTGATGAATTGGATGCCCTCACAGCTCAAAACAGGGAGCTGTCCCAAGTAAAAGAGAATCTGAGAAAAGCTTGCAAACAGTTTGTTTCCCAAGTAAATGATGTTCCAAGATCACCAAATCATCTGGAAGTGGCATGCAATTCATAA